In Tursiops truncatus isolate mTurTru1 chromosome X, mTurTru1.mat.Y, whole genome shotgun sequence, the following proteins share a genomic window:
- the LOC101333174 gene encoding cell division cycle-associated protein 4-like, translating into MFARGLKRKCAVDEEAAPAYSLQRQSLLDMSLVKLQLCHMLVEPNLCHSLLITNTDQQIQEEMTQDGRWCMPVPQTAGRASRDLLVSTEILCCCTWEGVHPAPDPGDLASEFQVVPAVQAPRGSPGSVWGRDGPQENRGSFHKSLDQIFETLESQSPGALEQLFSDVHGSYYDLDAVLTGMLGGTKLIQDGLDHVVDILVET; encoded by the coding sequence ATGTTTGCTCGAGGGCTGAAGAGGAAGTGTGCGGTGGACGAGGAGGCCGCGCCGGCCTACAGCCTGCAGCGTCAGTCGCTCCTGGACATGTCACTGGTCAAGCTCCAGCTGTGCCACATGCTGGTGGAGCCCAACCTGTGCCATTCACTTCTCATCACCAACACGGACCAGCAGATTCAAGAGGAGATGACCCAGGATGGGAGATGGTGCATGCCGGTGCCCCAGACCGCAGGGCGGGCGTCACGCGACCTCCTAGTATCCACGGAGATCCTGTGTTGCTGCACGTGGGAGGGGGTTCACCCGGCCCCTGACCCCGGAGACCTGGCCTCTGAGTTCCAAGTGGTCCCAGCGGTACAGGCTCCCAGAGGCTCTCCAGGTAGCGTTTGGGGCAGGGATGGTCCTCAAGAAAACAGAGGAAGCTTTCATAAGTCGCTCGATCAGATATTTGAAACACTGGAGAGTCAAAGCCCCGGTGCGTTAGAGCAACTGTTTTCCGACGTGCACGGCTCCTACTACGACCTGGACGCTGTGCTGACTGGCATGCTGGGTGGTACCAAGTTGATCCAGGACGGGCTGGACCATGTGGTGGATATCCTGGTGGAGACCTGA